One Takifugu rubripes chromosome 19, fTakRub1.2, whole genome shotgun sequence genomic window carries:
- the top1a gene encoding DNA topoisomerase I, like, whose protein sequence is MSGDHSHNEDQVDGGSRFSDSHKHHKDKFKKEHKQKDLRKEKERDKSKHGNSDHKDFSDKKHKDKEKMKHKDGSTDKYKDKYKEKRKEEKIKSFDYKVKSEKENGFASLLHMKSEPDEDSYHCPKNDKTLKRERDDDNDYEFKPKKIKTENEKKAKKRKPDENIKAVKTKNKKGDVADGKKKAKKEQEEKWKWWEEERYTDGVKWKFLEHKGPVFAPPYEPLPSNVKFYYDGKAFMLRAGAEEVATFFAKMLDHEYTTKDVFRKNFFKDWRKEMTSEEKAKITDLKKCDFSEMHQYFKAQSEARKAMTKEEKLKIKEENERLLQQYGFCIMDNHKERIANFRIEPPGLFRGRGDHPKMGMLKRRIRPQDIIINCSKDSKYPEPPPGTKWKEVRHDNKVTWLVSWTENIQGSIKYIMLNPSSRIKGEKDWQKYETARRLKKCVDRIRNQYREDWKSKEMRIRQRAVALYFIDKLALRAGNEKEEGETADTVGCCSLRVEHIKLYPEIDGQEYVVEFDFLGKDSIRYYNKVPVEKRVFKNLQLFMENKEPDDDLFDRLNTSILNKHLQELMDGLTAKVFRTYNASITLQAQLKELTSAEENIPAKILSYNRANRAVAILCNHQRAPPKTFEKSMQNLQTKIDAKKAQLSAAKRELKSAKADAKVRRDEKSKKAVEAKKKAVQRIDDQLMKLEVQATDREENKQIALGTSKLNYLDPRISVAWCKKWGIPVEKIYNKTQREKFAWAIDMAEDDYEF, encoded by the exons ATGAGTGGGGACCATTCCCACAACGAGGACCAG GTCGACGGCGGTTCTCGTTTCAGCG ATTCGCACAAACACCACAAAGACAAATTCAAGAaggaacacaaacaaaaggaCCTTAGGAAGGAGAAGGAACGGGACAAATCAAAGCATGGCAACAG CGACCACAAGGACTTTTCtgacaaaaaacacaaagacaaggAGAAGATGAAGCACAAAGACGGCAGCACAGACAAATACAAGGACAAGTACAAGGAGAAACgcaaggaggagaag ATCAAGTCCTTCGACTATAAAGTCAAGTCGGAAAAAGAGAATGGGTTCGCCAG tcttcTGCACATGAAGTCGGAGCCCGATGAGGACAGCTACCACTGTCCCAAGAACGACAAGACCCTGAAGAGGGAGCGGGACGACGACAACGA CTATGAGTTCAAGCCCAAGAAAATAAAGACTGAGAACGAGAAGAAGGCCAAGAAACGAAAACCAGATGAG AACATCAAAGCCGTGAAGacgaaaaacaaaaaaggcgACGTCGCTGACGGGAAGAAGAAAgcaaagaaggaacaggaggagaagtggAAATG GTGGGAAGAAGAGCGGTACACAGACGGGGTCAAATGGAAGTTCCTGGAGCACAAAGGACCCGTGTTCGCACCGCCGTACGAGCCGCTTCCGAGCAACGTGAAGTTCTACTACGATG GTAAGGCCTTCATGCTGAGGGCGGGTGCAGAGGAGGTGGCCACGTTCTTCGCCAAGATGCTGGACCACGAGTACACCACCAAAGACGTCTTTCGCAAGAACTTCTTTAAAGACTGGAGGAAG gaaatgacatccgAGGAGAAGGCGAAGATAACAGACCTGAAGAAGTGCGACTTCTCCGAGATGCACCAGTATTTCAAAGCGCAGTCGGAGGCGCGGAAGGCCATGAcgaaggaggagaagctg AAAATTAAAGAAGAGAACGAGCGCCTCTTGCAGCAATATGGTTTCTGCATCATGGACAACCACAAGGAACGCATCGCTAACTTCCGCATCGAGCCCCCGGGGCTGTTCCGCGGCCGAGGTGACCACCCCAAGATGGGCATGCTGAAACGGCGCATCAGACCCCAAGACATCATCATCAACTGCAgcaa GGACTCGAAGTACCCGGAACCTCCTCCAGGAACCAAGTGGAAAGAAGTCCGTCACGACAACAAAGTAACGTGGCTGGTGTCGTGGACGGAGAACATCCAGGGCTCCATCAAGTACATCATGCTGAACCCCAGCTCCAGGATTAAG GGAGAGAAGGACTGGCAGAAATACGAGACGGCTCGCCGGCTGAAGAAGTGCGTGGACCGCATCAGGAACCAGTACCGCGAGGACTGGAAGTCCAAGGAGATGAGGATCAGACAGAGGGCCGTGGCGCTCTACTTCATCGACAAG CTGGCTCTGAGAGCAGGTAACGAGAAGGAGGAGGGCGAGACCGCCGACACCGTGGGCTGCTGCTCGCTGCGGGTGGAACACATCAAACTGTACCCGGAGATCGACGGTCAGGAGTACGTGGTGGAGTTTGACTTCCTGGGTAAAGACTCCATCCGCTACTACAACAAAGTCCCTGTGGAGAAACGG GTGTTCAAGAACCTCCAGTTGTTCATGGAGAACAAGGAACCCGACGACGATCTGTTTGATCGCCTCAAT ACTTCTATCCTCAACAAGCACCTCCAGGAGCTGATGGACGGCCTGACGGCCAAAGTTTTCCGTACTTACAACGCCTCGATCACCCTGCAGgcgcagctgaaggagctgacgAGCG CGGAGGAAAACATTCCGGCCAAGATCTTGTCCTACAACAGGGCCAACAGAGCTGTGGCCATCCTGTGCAACCATCAGAGGGCCCCACCCAAGACCTTTGAGAAGTCCATGCAGAACCTGCAGACGAAG ATCGACGCTAAGAAGGCCCAGCTTTCTGCTGCCAAGCGAGAGCTAAAGAGCGCCAAGGCCGACGCCAAAGTACGGAGAGACGAGAAATCTAAAAA GGCTGTGGAGGCCAAGAAGAAAGCGGTTCAGAGGATAGACGATCAGCTGATGAAGCTGGAGGTGCAGGCGACCGACCGCGAGGAGAACAAGCAGATCGCCCTGGGCACTTCCAAGCTCAACTACCTGGACCCCCGCATCTCCGTGGCATG GTGTAAGAAGTGGGGCATCCCCGTGGAGAAGATCTACAACAAAACCCAGCGTGAGAAGTTCGCCTGGGCCATCGACATGGCCGAGGACGACTATGAATTTTAA
- the zhx3a gene encoding zinc fingers and homeoboxes protein 3 gives MASKRKSTIPCMIPSKSKHGREEIILGSLPELLPTIPEDSILSISGEESGHFSHSKAETGTEVQKGGTYSCPKCRFESRDLNYFLDHMHNCHLDFRAQPTFYCLDCGVSVVRFEALALHNATAHPKIMEGLVTASLTVNKRDGVTTVEQSLFTDNGENYRESGISLPKRPIAKMMKAKGEHKKIVVSHTVEVRKIDTGKGLDPSLLINVPELQNGALSAPAAPAMPRTTVNHAINSTGSNQVFHQHTPSLYSPPSSDSNKDLPKVMIPLSSIPTYDAAMDTSSFLKTSFGKFPYPTKAELCYLTVVSEFPEEQIKLWFTAQRLKQGISWSPEEIEEARRKMFNTVFQGGAPQKHLATQKHANHLLTHHTVSAHPGSKGPNFQMAKLPYGSIKTRPVGAAATQTSVSTNPHVTRVSYSTPVLPAEFLSAVRPSKVLTKNPQPPAEPDKTNGLSLDVARGGGCVSSTSNSRSNSSSSSCSSSSSSISSYSSSINSSEAITRKMLHNSSPTKSVNSTVTCALSISNNDEHCVADTNSKPNVKNNGLLIGMESNGSRNQTIADNTSKSNSTCNNHSVVSPKEQAHNATGDAKHNSYSHNSNNVSISGEFPSVACNDSAPNHTSKSPTESTSTSVITKSGSSILDEGRGNKDLPVKGMSILQQLIKEDELFGRERGCPELQHDPFKISFKRTKVSEQEGDGEGARPENRSELAEISACQQPFPLPWGNKTPQQLHVLRQVFSNTRWPSSQQYEDLSIQTGLPKSEVVRWFSDSRYSHKNGQLRWLDTYQRPFPSPEEGRGFGGADPEFPRDSPAAKKKLVEQEVKRRLDGEAAGQRMVWQDSYSPLLGLIRAERSGDRGRAEEAAQQGALQDAWPERAEDHQQPVAAPSLMEQQTDASQARDRPRMELLEV, from the exons ATGGCCAGCAAGAGGAAATCCACCATACCCTGCATGATACCATCCAAATCCAAACACGGCCGTGAGGAAATCATACTGGGCTCCCTTCCAGAGCTTCTACCCACCATCCCAGAGGACAGCATACTCAGCATCTCCGGAGAAGAGTCTGGCCATTTCTCTCACAGCAAAGCTGAAACTGGCACGGAGGTGCAGAAGGGAGGAACGTACAGCTGTCCAAAGTGCCGCTTTGAGTCCAGAGATCTAAATTATTTTTTGGATCACATGCACAACTGCCACTTAGACTTCAGGGCCCAGCCCACCTTCTACTGCTTAGACTGTGGGGTGTCAGTTGTCCGCTTTGAGGCTCTGGCTCTGCATAACGCTACCGCCCATCCTAAGATAATGGAGGGCTTGGTCACTGCTTCCCTAACTGTCAATAAGAGGGATGGAGTAACAACAGTGGAGCAAAGCCTCTTTACAGACAATGGAGAGAACTACAGAGAGTCTGGGATTTCCCTCCCCAAAAGACCAATCGCAAAAATGATGAAAGCCAAGGGGGAGCACAAAAAGATTGTGGTTTCTCACACCGTGGAGGTACGAAAGATAGACACTGGAAAGGGTTTAGATCCCAGCTTGCTGATTAATGTGCCTGAACTCCAAAACGGGGCCCTCAGTGCTCCTGCAGCCCCAGCTATGCCGAGGACCACTGTCAATCACGCGATTAATTCGACAGGGTCCAACCAAGTCTTTCACCAGCACACTCCTTCCCTTtactctcccccctcctccgaCTCCAATAAGGACCTTCCAAAGGTGATGATCCCGCTGAGCAGCATCCCCACCTACGATGCTGCCATGGACACCAGCAGCTTTCTCAAGACGTCTTTTGGCAAGTTCCCCTACCCGACCAAAGCCGAACTCTGCTACCTGACCGTGGTGTCAGAGTTCCCCGAAGAGCAGATCAAACTGTGGTTCACCGCCCAGAGGCTCAAGCAGGGAATAAGCTGGTCTCCGGAAGAGATCGAGGAGGCGAGGAGGAAGATGTTTAATACCGTGTTCCAGGGCGGGGCACCTCAGAAGCATCTCGCTACGCAAAAGCACGCCAACCACCTTCTGACCCACCACACCGTCAGCGCGCACCCCGGATCAAAGGGTCCAAACTTTCAGATGGCCAAACTTCCTTACGGCAGCATAAAGACCAGGCCCGTCGGAGCCGCCGCCACGCAGACGAGCGTTTCAACCAACCCGCACGTCACCAGGGTCTCGTATTCTACTCCAGTTCTCCCGGCGGAGTTCCTGTCCGCGGTCAGACCCTCGAAGGTACTCACCAAGAACCCTCAACCCCCTGCGGAGCCCGACAAGACCAATGGGCTCAGCCTGGACGTGGCCAGAGGCGGCGGTTGTGTCAGTAGCACCAGCAACAGTcgaagcaacagtagcagcagtagttgcagtagcagcagcagcagcatcagcagctattCCAGTAGTATTAACAGCAGCGAAGCCATCACCAGGAAAATGCTGCACAACAGCAGCCCGACCAAGAGCGTCAACAGCACCGTCACCTGCGCCCTCAGCATTAGCAATAATGATGAGCACTGTGTCGCCGACACCAACAGTAAGCCAAACGTCAAGAACAACGGTTTACTGATCGGAATGGAATCAAACGGCTCCAGGAATCAAACCATCGCCGACAACACCAGCAAATCCAACAGCACCTGCAACAACCACAGCGTCGTCAGTCCGAAAGAGCAGGCCCACAATGCAACGGGGGACGCGAAACACAACAGCTACAGCCACAATTCCAACAACGTCAGTATTAGCGGCGAGTTTCCCAGTGTTGCCTGTAATGACAGTGCCCCCAACCATACCAGCAAATCTCCCACTGAAAGCACCAGCACCTCTGTCATTACAAAAAGCGGTTCATCCATTTTagatgaggggagaggaaacaAGGACCTTCCCGTGAAAGGCATGTCAATCTTACAACAACTCATTAAAGAGGACGAGTTGTTTGGCAGGGAGAGGGGCTGCCCCGAGCTGCAACACGACCCCTTCAAAATCAGCTTCAAGAGGACAAAAGTGAGCGAACAGGAGGGCGACGGCGAGGGCGCGCGTCCAGAAAACAGATCGGAGCTCGCCGAGATTTCTGCGTGTCAGCAGCCTTTCCCGCTACCTTGGGGCAACAAGACTCCCCAGCAACTGCACGTCCTCCGGCAGGTTTTCTCCAACACCCGCTGGCCCAGCAGCCAGCAGTACGAGGACCTGAGCATCCAGACGGGCCTCCCCAAGTCAGAGGTGGTGCGCTGGTTCAGCGACAGCCGGTACAGCCACAAAAATGGGCAGCTGAGATGGCTGGACACATATCAGCGACCATTCCCAAGTCCAGAGGAAGGAAGGGGCTTCGGCGGTGCTGATCCCGAGTTCCCGAGGGACTCCCCCGCGGCCAAAAAGAAACTTGTTGAGCAAGAGGTAAAGAGGCGCCTTGACGGTGAAGCGGCAGGGCAGCGGATGGTGTGGCAGGATTCATATTCTCCGCTGCTGGGCCTGATCAGGGCTGAACGGAGCGGCGACCGGGGCCGAGCCGAGGAGGCGGCGCAGCAGGGAGCTCTGCAGGACGCCTGGCCGGAGAGAGCAGAGGACCACCAGCAGCCAGTGGCCGCTCCGTCACTCATGGAACAACAGACGGACGCCAGCCAGGCCAG GGACCGCCCGaggatggagctgctggaggtgtga
- the cyld2 gene encoding ubiquitin carboxyl-terminal hydrolase CYLD isoform X2 codes for MEAKTPANDKYFIVIRGKSRKGFCRGCIGRVETETPHGEIMGLLYATGSPKSGGIVAREDTYPLTRHQAQLLLFISNIGRRLELLCNPQLFSAICALALDDLVVVKHRKGPLPGVVRNLMQVGRKESKDDLHMLGFEVEFMDFDSTLSSKKPAPLLLFSAADIVQVVPSYSPVGLHWRDGRSESPNKRAVTRINSMPNLGSNTLQRGNHTEEGVIQGSSVSQVPLEVGSIVEVESTTGIRLYGVVRWLGVLKGKRNVWAGIELDYEINGCSDGTCAGQRYFSCKGNRALFVPANKCSPDSRLGCYEEPAPTSPVPPFEDSAEDAPPIPESEALSLLVGRMKGIQGHVNSCYLDATLFSLFSSSLTLDNICRKPADTEKPTACTLRKIVNRLRRQGFVPADSVALFRRQLGCDTFRTEEKDPEEFITLLFQKVFSVEPLLKLRSAEGTSQGTYTFQIFLEKEQMGAMPTVQQLLDTSCLSGDLKFEEVPSCLMVQMPRFGNKYKMFSHIIPSTELDITDLLCHSQRECFICGRSAEHECLQCLPDRKLQPGRIKQYCSICNSQVHKHPCRQGHDPKVLTAAASRAADGPVSRSTMELFAVLCIHTSHYVCFVKYGPGPRSWIFFDSMADRCGDDQNGYNIPEIRACPEVGEFLSRPEEELARTDPGQTPDLVRRLLCDSYMFLYQNPTES; via the exons ATGGAGGCTAAAACTCCAGCAAACGACAAGTATTTCATCGTGATCCGGGGAAAGTCCAGGAAGGGCTTTTGCCGGGGATGTATCGGTCGGGTGGAGACGGAGACGCCTCACGGGGAGATAATGGGGCTGTTATATGCCACGGGGAGCCCCAAGAGTGGGGGCATCGTCGCACGGGAGGACACCTACCCTCTGACCCGCCACCAggcccagctgctgctcttcatttcCAACATCGGGAGgcgcctggagctgctgtgcaACCCCCAGCTGTTCTCAGCCATCTGTGCGCTGGCGCTGGATGACCTGGTGGTGGTGAAGCACAGGAAGGGACCCCTTCCCGGGGTGGTGAGGAACCTCATGCAggttgggaggaaggagagcAAAGACGACCTGCACATGCTTGGCTTTGAGGTGGAGTTCATG GATTTTGATAGCACCCTGTCATCCAAaaaacctgctcctctgctgctcttcagcgCTGCAGACATCGTTCAGGTGGTCCCCTCTTACTCCCCCGTGGGACTGCACTGGAGAGACGGCCGGAGTGAGA GCCCGAACAAGAGAGCGGTGACTCGCATCAACTCCATGCCGAACCTAGGCTCGAACACGCTGCAGAGAGGAAACCACACCGAGGAGGGCGTCATTCAGGGGTCCAGCGTCTCTCAGGTGCCTCTGGAGGTGGGATCCATCGTGGAAGTGGAGTCGACTACTGGCATCCGGCTGTACGGGGTGGTCCGGTGGTTGGGGGTCCTTAAAGGGAAGAGAAACGTGTGGGCAGGAATTGAGCTG GACTACGAGATTAATGGCTGCTCTGACGGAACGTGCGCAGGCCAGCGGTATTTCAGCTGCAAGGGGAACCGGGCGTTGTTCGTCCCTGCCAACAAGTGTAGTCCTGATAGTCGGCTGGGCTGCTATGAAGAACCAGCACCGACATCACCAG TTCCTCCGTTTGAGGACTCCGCGGAGGACGCACCACCCATCCCTGAGTCAGAAGCCCTTTCTCTGTTAGTGGGGAGAATGAAAGGCATTCAGGGTCACGTCAACTCTTGTTATCTCGACGCCACCCTCTTCAG CCTGTTTAGCTCATCTCTGACCCTGgacaacatctgcaggaagccTGCTGACACAGAGAAACCCACAGCATGCACTCTGAGAAAAATAGTTAACCGCTTACGGAG ACAGGGGTTCGTACCTGCCGACAGCGTGGCGCTTTTTCGCAGACAGCTCGGCTGTGACACGTTcaggacagaggaaaaag ACCCAGAAGAGTTCATCACCCTCTTGTTCCAGAAGGTGTTTAGTGTAGAACCCCTGCTGAAGCTAAG GTCCGCAGAGGGAACCTCTCAAGGCACCTACACATTCCAGATCTTTCTGGAGAAAGAGCAGATGGGGGCGATGCCCAccgtccagcagctgctggacacgTCCTGTCTGTCAGGCGACCTCAAGTTTGAAGAG GTACCGTCATGTCTGATGGTCCAAATGCCCAGGTTTGGAAACAAGTATAAGATGTTCTCTCATATCATTCCCTCTACCGAGCTGGACATCACGGATCTTTTGTGCCACT CTCAAAGAGAATGCTTCATCTGTGGACGGTCGGCAGAGCACGAGTGTCTTCAGTGTTTACCCGATCGCAAACTGCAGCCAGGCAGAATCAAACAGTATTGCTCGATTTGCAACTCACAG GTGCATAAACACCCCTGTCGCCAGGGGCACGACCCCAAggtgctgacagcagcagccagtagAGCCGCCGACGGTCCCGTTTCCAGGAGCACGATGGAGCTGTTCGCCGTCCTCTGCATTCATACCAGCCACTACGTGTGCTTCGTCAAATACGGCCCCGGGCCCCGCTCCTGGATCTTCTTCGACAGCATGGCAGACAGATGTG GAGACGATCAGAACGGCTACAACATTCCTGAGATCCGAGCTTGTCCAGAGGTGGGTGAATTCCTGTCTCGGCCAGAAGAGGAGCTGGCTCGCACCGACCCCGGCCAGACGCCCGACCTTGTGCGGAGGTTGCTGTGTGACTCCTACATGTTTTTATACCAGAACCCCACCGAGTCATGA
- the cyld2 gene encoding ubiquitin carboxyl-terminal hydrolase CYLD isoform X1, with protein MEAKTPANDKYFIVIRGKSRKGFCRGCIGRVETETPHGEIMGLLYATGSPKSGGIVAREDTYPLTRHQAQLLLFISNIGRRLELLCNPQLFSAICALALDDLVVVKHRKGPLPGVVRNLMQVGRKESKDDLHMLGFEVEFMDFDSTLSSKKPAPLLLFSAADIVQVVPSYSPVGLHWRDGRSESPNKRAVTRINSMPNLGSNTLQRGNHTEEGVIQGSSVSQVPLEVGSIVEVESTTGIRLYGVVRWLGVLKGKRNVWAGIELDYEINGCSDGTCAGQRYFSCKGNRALFVPANKCSPDSRLGCYEEPAPTSPVPPFEDSAEDAPPIPESEALSLLVGRMKGIQGHVNSCYLDATLFSLFSSSLTLDNICRKPADTEKPTACTLRKIVNRLRRQGFVPADSVALFRRQLGCDTFRTEEKGTGHLCHVEQSHSFVERKGTIKILCFADPEEFITLLFQKVFSVEPLLKLRSAEGTSQGTYTFQIFLEKEQMGAMPTVQQLLDTSCLSGDLKFEEVPSCLMVQMPRFGNKYKMFSHIIPSTELDITDLLCHSQRECFICGRSAEHECLQCLPDRKLQPGRIKQYCSICNSQVHKHPCRQGHDPKVLTAAASRAADGPVSRSTMELFAVLCIHTSHYVCFVKYGPGPRSWIFFDSMADRCGDDQNGYNIPEIRACPEVGEFLSRPEEELARTDPGQTPDLVRRLLCDSYMFLYQNPTES; from the exons ATGGAGGCTAAAACTCCAGCAAACGACAAGTATTTCATCGTGATCCGGGGAAAGTCCAGGAAGGGCTTTTGCCGGGGATGTATCGGTCGGGTGGAGACGGAGACGCCTCACGGGGAGATAATGGGGCTGTTATATGCCACGGGGAGCCCCAAGAGTGGGGGCATCGTCGCACGGGAGGACACCTACCCTCTGACCCGCCACCAggcccagctgctgctcttcatttcCAACATCGGGAGgcgcctggagctgctgtgcaACCCCCAGCTGTTCTCAGCCATCTGTGCGCTGGCGCTGGATGACCTGGTGGTGGTGAAGCACAGGAAGGGACCCCTTCCCGGGGTGGTGAGGAACCTCATGCAggttgggaggaaggagagcAAAGACGACCTGCACATGCTTGGCTTTGAGGTGGAGTTCATG GATTTTGATAGCACCCTGTCATCCAAaaaacctgctcctctgctgctcttcagcgCTGCAGACATCGTTCAGGTGGTCCCCTCTTACTCCCCCGTGGGACTGCACTGGAGAGACGGCCGGAGTGAGA GCCCGAACAAGAGAGCGGTGACTCGCATCAACTCCATGCCGAACCTAGGCTCGAACACGCTGCAGAGAGGAAACCACACCGAGGAGGGCGTCATTCAGGGGTCCAGCGTCTCTCAGGTGCCTCTGGAGGTGGGATCCATCGTGGAAGTGGAGTCGACTACTGGCATCCGGCTGTACGGGGTGGTCCGGTGGTTGGGGGTCCTTAAAGGGAAGAGAAACGTGTGGGCAGGAATTGAGCTG GACTACGAGATTAATGGCTGCTCTGACGGAACGTGCGCAGGCCAGCGGTATTTCAGCTGCAAGGGGAACCGGGCGTTGTTCGTCCCTGCCAACAAGTGTAGTCCTGATAGTCGGCTGGGCTGCTATGAAGAACCAGCACCGACATCACCAG TTCCTCCGTTTGAGGACTCCGCGGAGGACGCACCACCCATCCCTGAGTCAGAAGCCCTTTCTCTGTTAGTGGGGAGAATGAAAGGCATTCAGGGTCACGTCAACTCTTGTTATCTCGACGCCACCCTCTTCAG CCTGTTTAGCTCATCTCTGACCCTGgacaacatctgcaggaagccTGCTGACACAGAGAAACCCACAGCATGCACTCTGAGAAAAATAGTTAACCGCTTACGGAG ACAGGGGTTCGTACCTGCCGACAGCGTGGCGCTTTTTCGCAGACAGCTCGGCTGTGACACGTTcaggacagaggaaaaaggtACCGGCCACCTTTGTCACGTGGAACAATCTCATTCCTTTGTGGAGCGTAAAGGAACCATTAAAATTCTTTGCTTTGCAGACCCAGAAGAGTTCATCACCCTCTTGTTCCAGAAGGTGTTTAGTGTAGAACCCCTGCTGAAGCTAAG GTCCGCAGAGGGAACCTCTCAAGGCACCTACACATTCCAGATCTTTCTGGAGAAAGAGCAGATGGGGGCGATGCCCAccgtccagcagctgctggacacgTCCTGTCTGTCAGGCGACCTCAAGTTTGAAGAG GTACCGTCATGTCTGATGGTCCAAATGCCCAGGTTTGGAAACAAGTATAAGATGTTCTCTCATATCATTCCCTCTACCGAGCTGGACATCACGGATCTTTTGTGCCACT CTCAAAGAGAATGCTTCATCTGTGGACGGTCGGCAGAGCACGAGTGTCTTCAGTGTTTACCCGATCGCAAACTGCAGCCAGGCAGAATCAAACAGTATTGCTCGATTTGCAACTCACAG GTGCATAAACACCCCTGTCGCCAGGGGCACGACCCCAAggtgctgacagcagcagccagtagAGCCGCCGACGGTCCCGTTTCCAGGAGCACGATGGAGCTGTTCGCCGTCCTCTGCATTCATACCAGCCACTACGTGTGCTTCGTCAAATACGGCCCCGGGCCCCGCTCCTGGATCTTCTTCGACAGCATGGCAGACAGATGTG GAGACGATCAGAACGGCTACAACATTCCTGAGATCCGAGCTTGTCCAGAGGTGGGTGAATTCCTGTCTCGGCCAGAAGAGGAGCTGGCTCGCACCGACCCCGGCCAGACGCCCGACCTTGTGCGGAGGTTGCTGTGTGACTCCTACATGTTTTTATACCAGAACCCCACCGAGTCATGA